A window from Candidatus Nitrospira neomarina encodes these proteins:
- the aroQ gene encoding type II 3-dehydroquinate dehydratase, with the protein MNILVLHGPNLNLLGTREPTLYGTITLDEVNASLKKLGTDLGVSVESRQSNLEGELVTWIQEANAQFEGLVFNPAAYTHTSIALRDAVVGVGIPMVEVHLSNIHRRESFRRRSYLAPVSLGQISGFGPQSYLLGLRALVDALQRTIPAHR; encoded by the coding sequence GTGAATATATTGGTATTACATGGGCCTAATCTGAATTTACTTGGAACTCGCGAGCCGACCCTCTATGGAACTATCACTTTGGATGAGGTGAATGCGTCACTGAAAAAATTGGGAACGGACCTAGGGGTCTCGGTCGAGAGCCGTCAATCCAATCTGGAAGGGGAATTGGTCACCTGGATCCAGGAGGCCAACGCACAATTTGAGGGGTTGGTGTTTAATCCTGCTGCCTATACCCATACCAGTATTGCCCTGCGAGATGCTGTTGTGGGCGTGGGAATTCCTATGGTCGAAGTGCATTTATCGAATATCCATCGCCGGGAAAGTTTTCGTCGGCGGTCCTACCTTGCCCCGGTTTCGCTTGGGCAAATTTCGGGATTTGGACCACAAAGTTATCTGCTTGGACTGAGAGCGTTGGTGGATGCGCTTCAGCGGACTATCCCAGCACACCGTTAA
- the bioD gene encoding dethiobiotin synthase gives MSTHPDHLAIFITATDTGVGKTTITAALVLGLKKKGYQVGVMKPVETGIDPQQTETSDTVRLQSLLSPPPSFASICLYAFSQPVAPLTCARATGTTIDLARIATAFHLLRQQHTVCLVEGAGGLLTPLSPTRTIRDLIATLNLPALVVGRTSLGSVNHMLLTLEALKGAGIRPCGIVLNDPLSTTQTESVIQQRSSTIRLIQEWSEVPVFGPLEFQKSMHRDWRTGVENLADHPEIQRLVRHIIETEP, from the coding sequence ATGAGCACTCACCCTGACCATCTCGCCATATTCATAACCGCGACCGACACCGGGGTCGGAAAAACAACGATCACAGCGGCTCTGGTTCTGGGGTTAAAAAAAAAAGGGTATCAAGTGGGTGTCATGAAGCCGGTCGAGACCGGAATCGATCCCCAACAGACAGAAACTTCCGACACAGTCCGTCTTCAAAGTCTACTGTCCCCTCCTCCTTCTTTCGCGTCAATCTGTCTCTATGCCTTTTCTCAGCCTGTTGCACCGTTAACTTGCGCGCGCGCGACTGGAACCACCATTGATCTCGCGCGAATTGCCACTGCCTTTCATCTCCTCAGGCAACAGCACACCGTGTGTCTCGTGGAAGGGGCTGGAGGTTTACTTACTCCACTCTCACCAACACGCACCATTCGAGACCTGATCGCGACCCTGAATCTTCCCGCTCTCGTAGTCGGCCGGACAAGCCTGGGGAGCGTGAACCACATGCTTCTGACTTTGGAAGCATTGAAGGGCGCCGGGATTAGGCCGTGTGGAATCGTTCTGAATGATCCTCTGTCTACAACGCAAACCGAGAGTGTCATTCAGCAGCGAAGCTCCACGATTCGCCTGATTCAAGAATGGTCGGAAGTGCCGGTCTTCGGCCCCTTGGAGTTTCAAAAATCCATGCACAGGGATTGGCGAACAGGAGTGGAAAACCTAGCCGACCATCCTGAAATTCAACGATTGGTCAGGCATATTATTGAAACTGAGCCATAA
- a CDS encoding SDR family NAD(P)-dependent oxidoreductase, with the protein MKEPCCQTPVGKENTRSNVMVFGGSGIIGGAIATVFGRQGWRVGLHYHQHQTVAKETAAAITKAGGESYLYQADVTNSSQIRAILQEFIQSHHSLNVMVWAVGMGSSKLLVKTSPEDWMRILHINLTGAYTVLKAMAPVFEQQNNGSVILVGSLSGEQGVAGQAAYAASKAGLVGLMHTVAKEWGAFNIRVNMVFPGWHLSPISKPGWHAAMEVRNHTLHRTPSLQDVATSIYHMALSPDTSGQIWNLDSRIW; encoded by the coding sequence ATGAAGGAGCCTTGTTGCCAAACACCTGTGGGCAAGGAGAATACTCGTTCGAACGTCATGGTGTTTGGAGGATCAGGAATCATCGGTGGAGCCATTGCGACGGTGTTCGGACGCCAGGGTTGGAGGGTAGGTCTTCACTACCATCAACATCAAACTGTCGCAAAAGAAACCGCCGCCGCGATCACAAAGGCCGGAGGGGAAAGTTATCTGTATCAAGCCGACGTCACCAACAGCTCACAAATTCGGGCTATTCTGCAGGAGTTCATACAGTCCCATCATTCTCTGAATGTCATGGTGTGGGCCGTGGGGATGGGCTCTTCGAAGCTCCTAGTCAAAACCTCCCCAGAGGACTGGATGCGGATTCTTCACATCAACCTGACCGGTGCCTATACCGTCCTTAAAGCCATGGCCCCCGTCTTTGAACAACAAAATAATGGGTCCGTCATATTAGTAGGCTCTCTTTCCGGTGAACAAGGAGTAGCAGGACAAGCCGCCTACGCGGCGTCTAAGGCAGGACTGGTTGGATTGATGCACACAGTGGCAAAGGAGTGGGGGGCCTTCAATATTCGAGTGAATATGGTATTCCCAGGCTGGCACCTCTCACCCATATCAAAACCGGGATGGCATGCGGCCATGGAGGTCCGCAACCACACGCTCCACAGAACTCCTTCTCTACAAGATGTGGCCACGTCTATCTATCACATGGCCTTATCGCCGGATACGTCCGGACAAATATGGAATCTGGACAGCCGGATTTGGTGA
- a CDS encoding proline dehydrogenase family protein, with amino-acid sequence MIAQDSLESDIRRIGQTFAKNARHHTPGFWDHRWWTSLLLDWGTRDEQFKIQLFRFIDVLPSLQTDAQFVRILKEYFQDLPSLPGPLKWILSRFSNNSLTAQMGTRILRRQFLKMAYTFMAGETVSHAVPTLTQLWHAGSACSLDLLGESTVSEEEADHYHTRCLQTLTQLQEVIPHWKHQPLLETDHLGSLPRINLSIKLSALYSQLDPIDPEGSYAGLAPRLRSILDLAQVLPASLTFDMEQAELEPLTLMVFMRVFSEPAYQHFPHASIAIQAYLKRTNNTLDTLLAWGKERDTPFGIRLVKGAYWDSEVIRYQQQGWPIPVYLKKTDTDANYEYLAHRILAHRDFIRPAFGSHNIRTLAVVRAMGDSLNLPPGTFEYQMLYGMAEPLRDAVVGQGFRLRVYAPIGELLPGMAYLVRRLLENTSNESFIRRQYETAESLDHLLLSPSNGDRNGEEAMSLESQSEVTLLDGDSPDRFANEPHSDFSQQNIQQDFSLGLAHIAPLLGQIHFYPLPTPMPWLGPELISTNPSFPDQIIAKFPTLSPEQIDPIVQRAYDHMSTWGKVPSHTRARILFHAAGLMRQRKTELAAWEILETGKPWREADADVAEAIDFLEFYGREMIRLGTPERLGTEPGEHNQRIFQPRGLAVVISPWNFSLAIPTGLVSAALVAGNVVLFKPSERSPMMGYHLFMLLMEAGLPEGALQFLPGGPDVGQTLVQHPKVHLIAFTGSQTVGLNIIQEASHVSAGQRHIKHVIAEMGGKNAIIVDETADLDEAVVGALASATGYQGQKCSACSRILILKDVYPQFLERLKQAASSIPIGPPEHPGNRMGPLIDRRALERVRHFVHLGKTEGTCILDRQLEGPGYFQGPVILANLPPSHPVVQEEIFGPVMVVLKVSTISEALELANDSPYALTGGIYSRSPANIQLARDTFDVGNLYINRPITGSLVSRQPFGGHRLSGIGRKAGGSGYLEQFMVEKVITENTLRRGFAPTQ; translated from the coding sequence ATGATCGCCCAGGATTCATTAGAATCTGACATTCGACGTATCGGGCAGACATTCGCGAAAAATGCTCGTCACCATACGCCAGGATTCTGGGATCACCGCTGGTGGACGTCACTTCTTTTAGATTGGGGAACCCGTGATGAACAGTTCAAGATACAGCTGTTTCGCTTTATTGACGTCCTTCCCTCCCTTCAGACCGACGCACAATTTGTGCGTATCCTGAAGGAATACTTTCAAGACCTGCCGTCTCTCCCTGGTCCCCTGAAGTGGATCCTGAGTCGCTTTTCAAACAATTCCCTTACGGCCCAAATGGGCACACGGATATTGCGGCGCCAGTTTCTGAAAATGGCGTACACATTTATGGCAGGGGAAACCGTCAGCCACGCTGTCCCCACGCTCACACAACTTTGGCATGCAGGAAGTGCGTGTTCTCTTGATTTGCTTGGAGAATCCACAGTCAGTGAAGAGGAGGCTGATCATTATCACACGCGGTGCCTTCAGACATTGACCCAATTACAGGAAGTCATCCCACATTGGAAACACCAGCCTCTATTAGAAACCGATCATCTCGGCTCTCTCCCCAGGATCAATCTTTCCATCAAACTCTCCGCCTTATATTCGCAATTAGACCCGATTGATCCGGAGGGCAGTTACGCAGGCCTTGCCCCCCGTCTACGATCAATCCTGGACCTTGCCCAGGTTTTGCCTGCCTCCCTCACATTTGACATGGAGCAGGCCGAATTGGAGCCCCTCACTCTTATGGTCTTTATGCGTGTATTTTCTGAACCGGCCTATCAACACTTTCCGCATGCAAGCATTGCCATTCAAGCCTATCTCAAACGCACTAACAACACGCTGGATACTCTTTTAGCATGGGGAAAAGAACGAGACACTCCCTTCGGTATTCGCCTCGTCAAAGGCGCCTACTGGGACTCTGAAGTGATTCGCTATCAACAACAAGGCTGGCCCATTCCGGTTTATCTAAAAAAAACGGACACCGATGCGAACTACGAATACCTTGCTCACCGGATCCTGGCCCATCGAGACTTCATTCGCCCGGCTTTTGGCTCGCACAATATTCGAACATTAGCCGTGGTTCGGGCGATGGGAGACTCGCTCAACCTTCCGCCGGGAACATTTGAATATCAGATGTTGTATGGCATGGCCGAACCTCTACGTGATGCCGTGGTGGGACAAGGGTTTCGGCTTAGGGTCTATGCCCCCATCGGGGAACTCCTCCCGGGTATGGCCTATCTCGTGCGTCGATTATTGGAAAATACCTCGAATGAAAGTTTCATTCGACGCCAATATGAAACTGCCGAGTCACTTGATCATCTGCTATTGTCACCCTCGAACGGGGACAGGAATGGAGAGGAGGCGATGTCTCTGGAAAGTCAGTCGGAAGTCACATTACTCGATGGAGACAGTCCTGACAGATTCGCCAATGAACCGCATTCGGATTTTTCTCAACAGAACATACAACAAGATTTCTCTCTCGGCCTCGCACACATCGCCCCTCTCCTGGGACAAATCCATTTCTATCCGCTTCCGACCCCCATGCCTTGGCTTGGGCCAGAGCTGATCTCGACTAATCCCAGTTTTCCCGACCAAATCATTGCCAAATTTCCAACTCTGTCTCCTGAACAAATCGATCCCATTGTCCAGCGCGCTTACGACCATATGAGCACCTGGGGAAAAGTCCCTTCGCACACCCGTGCGCGGATTTTATTTCATGCTGCCGGGCTCATGCGACAACGCAAGACTGAACTAGCCGCTTGGGAAATATTGGAAACCGGTAAGCCGTGGCGGGAAGCGGATGCGGACGTCGCTGAAGCCATTGATTTCCTGGAGTTTTATGGACGGGAAATGATTCGTCTGGGCACTCCGGAGCGGCTAGGAACAGAGCCAGGGGAACACAATCAACGGATTTTCCAACCACGAGGGTTGGCCGTGGTGATTTCGCCGTGGAATTTTTCGTTAGCCATCCCCACCGGTCTTGTTTCGGCGGCATTAGTGGCTGGAAATGTGGTCTTATTTAAACCATCAGAGCGTTCACCGATGATGGGGTATCACCTCTTCATGCTGCTCATGGAAGCAGGGTTACCTGAAGGCGCCTTGCAGTTTCTGCCCGGTGGACCTGATGTGGGTCAGACCCTTGTCCAACACCCCAAGGTACACCTCATCGCCTTTACAGGATCACAAACCGTCGGATTGAATATCATTCAAGAGGCCAGTCACGTGTCGGCCGGGCAACGACATATTAAACATGTCATTGCTGAAATGGGCGGAAAAAATGCCATCATTGTTGATGAAACGGCCGATTTGGATGAAGCCGTGGTTGGGGCGTTAGCCAGTGCAACAGGCTACCAAGGACAAAAATGCTCCGCCTGTTCTAGAATTCTTATTTTAAAGGACGTGTACCCACAATTTCTTGAACGGCTCAAACAGGCGGCTTCAAGCATTCCGATTGGTCCACCGGAACACCCTGGAAACCGTATGGGACCGCTTATTGATCGACGGGCATTGGAACGAGTTCGGCACTTTGTGCACCTTGGGAAAACGGAAGGCACCTGCATTCTTGATCGCCAACTTGAGGGACCTGGGTACTTTCAAGGGCCGGTAATACTGGCAAATCTGCCACCTTCCCACCCGGTCGTACAGGAAGAAATATTTGGGCCGGTTATGGTTGTATTGAAGGTTTCCACAATTTCAGAAGCATTGGAATTAGCCAATGATTCCCCCTATGCCCTGACTGGAGGGATATACTCACGCAGTCCTGCCAATATTCAACTGGCTCGTGACACCTTTGATGTGGGGAATTTATATATCAACCGACCGATTACCGGATCATTAGTGAGCAGGCAACCATTTGGAGGTCATCGATTATCAGGAATCGGACGGAAGGCCGGAGGAAGCGGATATCTTGAGCAATTCATGGTGGAAAAGGTGATTACGGAAAACACGCTTCGCCGTGGCTTCGCTCCGACTCAATAA
- the efp gene encoding elongation factor P — protein MITTADFRNGARLELDGQPYYIVEFQHVKPGKGGAFVRTKLKGYKTGNVIDRTFRSGEKFDEPNLEECDMQFLYNAGEEYAFMDISSFEQFTYLKNQLGENVDLLKENTVVKILLYHDEPIAVELPVFMELKVVETDPGIRGDTASGGTKLATVETGASVKVPLYLESGEVIKIDTRTRTYVERAR, from the coding sequence GTGATTACGACTGCAGATTTTCGAAATGGGGCTCGCTTGGAGCTTGATGGGCAACCCTATTATATTGTGGAATTTCAACATGTAAAACCCGGTAAAGGCGGAGCCTTTGTTCGAACAAAATTGAAAGGCTATAAAACAGGGAATGTTATTGATCGTACATTTCGTTCCGGAGAAAAATTCGACGAGCCCAATCTTGAGGAATGCGACATGCAGTTTCTCTATAACGCTGGGGAAGAATATGCGTTTATGGACATCAGTAGTTTTGAGCAGTTTACCTATCTTAAAAACCAATTGGGCGAAAACGTCGATTTGCTCAAAGAAAATACCGTCGTCAAAATTTTATTGTATCATGATGAGCCGATCGCGGTAGAGTTGCCCGTGTTTATGGAATTAAAAGTCGTGGAAACGGATCCCGGCATACGAGGAGATACGGCATCCGGTGGGACTAAGTTGGCGACTGTCGAGACCGGCGCCTCGGTGAAAGTTCCTCTCTATCTGGAATCCGGAGAAGTTATTAAAATTGATACGAGGACGCGCACCTATGTAGAACGGGCTCGGTAA
- the accB gene encoding acetyl-CoA carboxylase biotin carboxyl carrier protein, with the protein MADSSRREIEDLVEVLNRYHLTELEFEKKGVRIRIRRDHVPASSHQVDVSRTVEAGSSQDKPVPLLSSEPAHFLTVTSPIVGTFYRSPSPDTDPYVEEGDIVKKGQVLCIVEAMKLMNEIEAETDGKVVKILVESTTPVEFGQPLYLIDPLSGS; encoded by the coding sequence ATGGCTGATTCATCCAGAAGAGAAATCGAAGACCTTGTCGAAGTGTTAAACCGGTATCACCTGACCGAGTTGGAATTCGAAAAAAAAGGTGTGCGAATACGCATTAGGCGGGATCATGTGCCGGCTTCTTCACACCAGGTAGACGTATCCAGGACCGTAGAGGCTGGTTCTTCCCAGGACAAGCCGGTTCCTCTCCTCTCCTCCGAACCCGCACATTTCTTGACTGTGACCTCGCCCATTGTGGGGACCTTTTATCGTTCCCCCTCTCCCGATACGGATCCTTATGTCGAAGAAGGTGATATCGTCAAAAAAGGACAGGTTCTCTGTATTGTCGAAGCCATGAAACTGATGAATGAAATTGAGGCAGAAACCGATGGGAAAGTTGTAAAAATTCTCGTGGAAAGTACGACTCCCGTTGAGTTCGGCCAACCACTCTATTTAATTGATCCATTGTCCGGGTCTTGA
- a CDS encoding DUF2779 domain-containing protein: MEYSALFWCAVVNPMNPISPIPLISGPEKSNRSVSTHRLSKSRFLAGLQCAKRLYLEIHSPELATPPTPDRRAIMDMGTDVGVVARQCFPHGVLVEHTHRQIPAALLRTSELVRDGGISSLFEGAFVWQGILVRVDILERIDATRWRLIEVKATSKVKATHLDDLAIQAAVLDGAGIEISGCFLMHLNTQYSFLGGDLNLEEMFVLENKTEEVEARRPLIQAQLENMWMTLEQPTPPPVVPDSHCHQPYECPFWNHCTKEKSPRWVFHLPGSSKLQTLLLEEGIESIDEIPDHFQLSATQQRVKDNVEWISPLLRPRLQSVRFPVHHLDFETFMPAIPAFPHTRPYRPIPFQWSNHIEYPDGTIVHHHYLCTDGRDPREEVALSLLESVGDAGTICVYSEYERFLLFALGDVLPQLKPVLSKVVRRLWDLLSVIQEHYYHPDFHGSYSIKTVLPALVPALAYDDLTIQNGAVAAVMYQKMVFHETDLMERAHIAQALHEYCGRDTWAMVELRRVLLDRAGGRLT, encoded by the coding sequence ATGGAATATTCGGCATTATTCTGGTGTGCCGTCGTTAATCCCATGAACCCAATTTCTCCTATCCCCCTCATTTCCGGCCCGGAAAAATCGAACCGATCCGTTTCAACACATCGTTTATCCAAAAGCCGCTTTCTGGCGGGCTTGCAATGTGCCAAGCGGCTGTATTTGGAAATCCATTCACCAGAATTAGCTACGCCGCCTACACCGGATCGCCGGGCCATCATGGATATGGGCACCGACGTTGGGGTCGTTGCCCGTCAATGTTTTCCTCATGGCGTTCTGGTTGAACACACACACCGTCAAATTCCTGCAGCGCTCCTTCGCACCAGTGAGCTCGTGAGGGATGGAGGCATCTCGTCCCTTTTTGAAGGAGCCTTTGTCTGGCAAGGCATTTTGGTTCGGGTTGACATCTTAGAACGAATTGATGCCACGCGCTGGCGCTTGATTGAAGTGAAGGCGACATCGAAGGTGAAAGCCACGCATCTAGACGATCTGGCCATTCAAGCTGCAGTGCTGGACGGCGCGGGCATTGAAATCAGCGGGTGTTTTTTGATGCATCTGAATACTCAGTATTCATTTCTTGGCGGAGACCTGAATTTAGAAGAAATGTTTGTTTTGGAAAATAAGACCGAGGAAGTGGAAGCACGTCGGCCATTGATTCAGGCACAGCTTGAAAATATGTGGATGACATTGGAACAGCCGACGCCACCTCCCGTTGTCCCTGATAGCCATTGCCATCAGCCCTATGAATGCCCCTTTTGGAACCATTGTACGAAAGAGAAGTCTCCGCGTTGGGTGTTTCATCTTCCTGGCAGCTCGAAATTGCAAACCCTCCTGCTGGAGGAGGGAATTGAATCTATTGATGAAATTCCCGACCATTTTCAGTTGTCTGCAACTCAGCAACGAGTGAAGGATAATGTGGAATGGATCTCACCTCTGCTTCGGCCTCGGCTACAATCGGTCAGGTTTCCGGTTCATCATTTGGATTTTGAGACTTTTATGCCGGCGATCCCGGCCTTTCCCCATACTCGTCCGTATCGTCCGATCCCCTTTCAGTGGTCCAACCATATTGAATATCCTGATGGCACAATCGTCCATCATCATTATCTCTGCACTGATGGCCGTGACCCTCGCGAAGAAGTGGCCTTGAGTCTGTTGGAAAGCGTAGGAGATGCCGGGACCATTTGTGTGTATTCGGAGTATGAACGATTTCTGCTTTTTGCCCTGGGTGATGTGCTGCCTCAGTTGAAGCCCGTCCTCTCGAAGGTGGTTCGCCGGTTGTGGGATCTTCTTTCGGTCATCCAGGAACATTATTATCATCCGGACTTTCACGGATCCTACTCCATTAAAACCGTCCTGCCAGCTTTGGTGCCTGCCTTGGCTTACGATGATTTAACGATTCAAAATGGTGCGGTGGCTGCGGTCATGTACCAGAAAATGGTCTTTCATGAAACGGATTTAATGGAGCGTGCTCATATTGCCCAAGCCTTACATGAATATTGTGGCCGGGACACATGGGCAATGGTTGAGCTGAGACGGGTCCTTCTGGATCGTGCAGGAGGTCGCTTAACCTAA
- the thiE gene encoding thiamine phosphate synthase, translated as MTAVHTPRIFPPDNFSRFYLIVDDHWASRCSLLEVLQQAGEAGVNLVQYRNKTGSMKQAYEGALALRKVASERGMTFIVNDRCDLALALEADGVHLGQGDLPLPLARKVVGQKMLIGVSTHNSEQVRLATAEGADYLGFGPIFSTRTKADHEPVVGIQGLADVRSLTDLPIIAIGGIVPGSVPALQGAGANGVAVASAILDAVDRPKILAQFMAQFQ; from the coding sequence ATGACCGCAGTCCATACTCCGCGCATTTTTCCTCCTGATAATTTTTCACGATTCTACCTCATTGTAGATGACCACTGGGCCTCGCGATGTTCATTGCTGGAGGTCCTTCAACAGGCTGGCGAAGCTGGGGTCAACCTGGTGCAATACCGCAATAAAACCGGATCGATGAAACAGGCCTATGAAGGGGCCCTTGCCCTTCGAAAGGTGGCGTCAGAAAGGGGGATGACGTTTATTGTGAATGATCGATGTGATTTGGCGTTAGCTCTTGAGGCCGATGGTGTACATCTCGGTCAGGGCGACCTTCCCCTGCCTCTTGCGCGGAAAGTCGTCGGACAGAAAATGTTGATTGGGGTTTCGACACACAACTCTGAACAGGTGCGATTGGCCACGGCGGAAGGTGCGGATTATTTAGGTTTTGGCCCTATTTTTTCCACGCGAACCAAAGCGGATCATGAGCCGGTCGTTGGTATTCAAGGACTGGCTGATGTTCGAAGTCTGACCGATCTTCCCATCATTGCCATTGGTGGGATTGTTCCCGGTTCCGTTCCGGCACTCCAAGGCGCAGGGGCCAATGGCGTGGCGGTGGCTTCGGCCATACTCGATGCGGTTGATCGGCCAAAAATCCTGGCGCAGTTTATGGCTCAGTTTCAATAA
- the accC gene encoding acetyl-CoA carboxylase biotin carboxylase subunit: MFKKILIANRGEIALRVNRACRELGIRTVAIHSDVDAQSLHVRYADEHVCVGPAEGGLSYRNIPNVLSAAEITGVDAIHPGYGFLAENAHFAEVCESIGITFIGPTSEHIALLSDKSKARAHMKKRGIPVLPGSDGEIDDSKMCVAIAKKLGFPVIVKASAGGGGRGMRVVWHEEELTQAIESAQLEAQTAFGHGGVYLERFFEDPRHIEFQIMADNHGHVVHFHERDCSIQRRYQKVLEESPSPALDDTLRRKMGQVAVEAIKSVKYRNAGTVEFLMDQSGKFYFMEVNTRIQVEHPVTEMVTGVDLIKEQIRIAAGEELSYRQKDIQLTGHAIECRINAECPDRFTPSPGPITKFCPPGGPGIRVDTAMDTTGIVHPYYDSMIAKLIAFGRDRNEAIARTRRALDEFVIDGIKTSIPLHRRILDHPDFQKGPVSTRFLDRLVALQSP; the protein is encoded by the coding sequence GTGTTTAAAAAAATATTGATTGCCAATCGTGGAGAAATTGCCTTGCGGGTGAATCGAGCGTGCCGGGAGTTAGGCATTCGCACCGTTGCGATTCATTCCGACGTTGATGCTCAATCACTCCATGTCCGTTATGCAGACGAGCATGTGTGCGTCGGACCTGCCGAAGGCGGACTGAGCTATCGGAATATCCCGAATGTCTTGAGTGCCGCCGAAATTACCGGAGTCGATGCGATTCACCCCGGGTACGGATTTTTAGCTGAAAATGCGCATTTTGCGGAAGTCTGCGAATCGATTGGGATTACCTTTATTGGGCCCACCTCTGAGCATATTGCCTTACTCAGCGATAAATCAAAAGCCAGAGCCCACATGAAGAAGCGGGGGATCCCTGTATTGCCCGGGAGCGATGGTGAAATTGACGATTCCAAAATGTGCGTCGCAATTGCCAAAAAGCTTGGGTTCCCGGTCATTGTGAAAGCCTCAGCCGGTGGCGGAGGGCGTGGCATGCGGGTGGTCTGGCATGAAGAAGAGTTGACCCAAGCGATCGAGTCCGCTCAATTAGAAGCGCAAACAGCATTTGGTCACGGGGGCGTGTATCTCGAGCGTTTTTTTGAAGATCCACGACACATTGAATTTCAGATTATGGCGGATAACCATGGGCATGTTGTGCATTTTCATGAACGGGATTGTTCCATACAGCGGCGCTATCAAAAGGTGTTGGAGGAATCCCCCTCTCCAGCGTTGGACGACACGTTACGACGAAAAATGGGACAGGTTGCTGTCGAAGCCATCAAATCCGTGAAATATCGAAACGCCGGAACTGTTGAGTTTCTCATGGATCAAAGTGGAAAGTTTTATTTCATGGAAGTCAATACGCGGATTCAAGTTGAGCATCCGGTCACCGAAATGGTGACGGGAGTTGACCTGATTAAGGAGCAAATTCGCATTGCTGCCGGGGAGGAACTGTCCTACCGACAAAAGGATATTCAATTGACCGGACATGCCATCGAATGCCGAATCAATGCCGAATGTCCGGACCGATTTACCCCTAGCCCCGGACCCATCACAAAATTTTGTCCCCCGGGTGGACCAGGAATACGCGTCGATACGGCCATGGATACAACCGGAATTGTCCATCCCTATTATGACTCGATGATTGCGAAGCTTATTGCTTTTGGGCGAGATCGAAATGAAGCCATAGCTCGAACCAGACGCGCGTTAGATGAATTTGTCATTGACGGAATTAAAACCAGCATTCCTCTCCATCGACGGATTCTTGATCATCCTGATTTCCAGAAGGGTCCAGTGTCGACTCGATTTTTGGACCGGCTTGTGGCTTTACAGTCCCCATGA